A genome region from Manis javanica isolate MJ-LG chromosome 3, MJ_LKY, whole genome shotgun sequence includes the following:
- the MBNL1 gene encoding muscleblind-like protein 1 isoform X8, whose translation MHQSFQKRGGDCISRWEGSPYHIGSDTNYQYCTVEPMFSVAPSLATNASAAFNPYLGPVSPSLVPAEILPTAPMLVTGNPGVPVPAAAAAAAQKLMRTDRLEVCREYQRGNCNRGENDCRFAHPADSTMIDTNDNTVTVCMDYIKGRCSREKCKYFHPPAHLQAKIKAAQYQVNQAAAAQAAATAAAMTQSAVKSLKRPLEATFDLGIPQAVLPPLPKRPALEKTNGATAVFNTGIFQYQQALANMQLQQHTAFLPPGSILCMTPATSVVPMVHGATPATVSAATTSATSVPFAATATANQIPIISAEHLTSHKYVTQM comes from the exons atgcaccaatcattCCAAAAAAGAGGGGGGGATTGCATTTCGAGGTGGGAGGGATCTCCATATCACATCGGCAGTGATACCAATTATCAGTACTGTACAGTTGAG CCAATGTTTTCTGTTGCACCAAGCTTAGCCACCAATGCATCAGCAGCCTTTAATCCCTACCTGGGACCTGTTTCCCCAAGCCTGGTTCCAGCAGAGATCTTGCCGACAGCACCGATGCTGGTTACCGGGAATCCTGGGGTCCCTGTACCTGCAGCTGCTGCAGCCGCTGCACAGAAACTAATGCGGACAGACAGACTTGAG GTATGTCGAGAGTACCAGCGTGGAAATTGCAACAGAGGAGAAAACGATTGTCGATTTGCTCATCCTGCTGACAGCACCATGATTGACACCAATGACAACACAGTCACCGTGTGTATGGATTACATCAAAGGGAGATGCTCTCGGGAAAAGTGCAAATACTTTCATCCTCCCGCACATCTGCAAGCCAAGATCAAGGCTGCCCAATACCAGGTCAACCAGGCTGCAGCAGCGCAGGCTGCAGCCACTGCAGCCGCCATG ACTCAGTCGGCTGTCAAATCACTGAAGCGACCCCTCGAGGCAACCTTTGACCTG GGAATTCCTCAAGCTGTACTTCCCCCATTACCAAAGAGGCCTGCTCTTGAAAAAACCAACGGTGCCACCGCAGTCTTTAACACTGGTATTTTCCAATACCAACAGGCCCTAGCCAACATGCAGTTACAACAGCATACAGCGTTTCTCCCACCAG GCTCAATATTGTGCATGACACCCGCTACAAGTGTTG TTCCCATGGTGCACGGTGCTACGCCAGCCACTGTGTCCGCAGCAACAACATCTGCCACAAGTGTTCCCTTCGCTGCAACAGCCACAGCCAACCAG aTACCCATAATATCTGCCGAACATCTGACTAGCCACAAGTATGTTACCCAGATGTAG
- the MBNL1 gene encoding muscleblind-like protein 1 isoform X7, producing MLGRCSRENCKYLHPPPHLKTQLEINGRNNLIQQKNMAMLAQQMQLANAMMPGAPLQPVPMFSVAPSLATNASAAFNPYLGPVSPSLVPAEILPTAPMLVTGNPGVPVPAAAAAAAQKLMRTDRLEVCREYQRGNCNRGENDCRFAHPADSTMIDTNDNTVTVCMDYIKGRCSREKCKYFHPPAHLQAKIKAAQYQVNQAAAAQAAATAAAMTQSAVKSLKRPLEATFDLGIPQAVLPPLPKRPALEKTNGATAVFNTGIFQYQQALANMQLQQHTAFLPPGSILCMTPATSVVPMVHGATPATVSAATTSATSVPFAATATANQIPIISAEHLTSHKYVTQM from the exons ggtCGTTGCTCCAGGGAGAACTGCAAATATCTTCATCCACCCCCACACTTAAAAACACAGTTGGAGATAAATGGGCGCAATAACTTGATTCAGCAGAAGAACATGGCCATGTTGGCCCAGCAAATGCAACTAGCTAATGCCATGATGCCTGGTGCCCCACTGCAACCCGTG CCAATGTTTTCTGTTGCACCAAGCTTAGCCACCAATGCATCAGCAGCCTTTAATCCCTACCTGGGACCTGTTTCCCCAAGCCTGGTTCCAGCAGAGATCTTGCCGACAGCACCGATGCTGGTTACCGGGAATCCTGGGGTCCCTGTACCTGCAGCTGCTGCAGCCGCTGCACAGAAACTAATGCGGACAGACAGACTTGAG GTATGTCGAGAGTACCAGCGTGGAAATTGCAACAGAGGAGAAAACGATTGTCGATTTGCTCATCCTGCTGACAGCACCATGATTGACACCAATGACAACACAGTCACCGTGTGTATGGATTACATCAAAGGGAGATGCTCTCGGGAAAAGTGCAAATACTTTCATCCTCCCGCACATCTGCAAGCCAAGATCAAGGCTGCCCAATACCAGGTCAACCAGGCTGCAGCAGCGCAGGCTGCAGCCACTGCAGCCGCCATG ACTCAGTCGGCTGTCAAATCACTGAAGCGACCCCTCGAGGCAACCTTTGACCTG GGAATTCCTCAAGCTGTACTTCCCCCATTACCAAAGAGGCCTGCTCTTGAAAAAACCAACGGTGCCACCGCAGTCTTTAACACTGGTATTTTCCAATACCAACAGGCCCTAGCCAACATGCAGTTACAACAGCATACAGCGTTTCTCCCACCAG GCTCAATATTGTGCATGACACCCGCTACAAGTGTTG TTCCCATGGTGCACGGTGCTACGCCAGCCACTGTGTCCGCAGCAACAACATCTGCCACAAGTGTTCCCTTCGCTGCAACAGCCACAGCCAACCAG aTACCCATAATATCTGCCGAACATCTGACTAGCCACAAGTATGTTACCCAGATGTAG
- the MBNL1 gene encoding muscleblind-like protein 1 isoform X9 — MAMLAQQMQLANAMMPGAPLQPVPMFSVAPSLATNASAAFNPYLGPVSPSLVPAEILPTAPMLVTGNPGVPVPAAAAAAAQKLMRTDRLEVCREYQRGNCNRGENDCRFAHPADSTMIDTNDNTVTVCMDYIKGRCSREKCKYFHPPAHLQAKIKAAQYQVNQAAAAQAAATAAAMTQSAVKSLKRPLEATFDLGIPQAVLPPLPKRPALEKTNGATAVFNTGIFQYQQALANMQLQQHTAFLPPGSILCMTPATSVVPMVHGATPATVSAATTSATSVPFAATATANQIPIISAEHLTSHKYVTQM, encoded by the exons ATGGCCATGTTGGCCCAGCAAATGCAACTAGCTAATGCCATGATGCCTGGTGCCCCACTGCAACCCGTG CCAATGTTTTCTGTTGCACCAAGCTTAGCCACCAATGCATCAGCAGCCTTTAATCCCTACCTGGGACCTGTTTCCCCAAGCCTGGTTCCAGCAGAGATCTTGCCGACAGCACCGATGCTGGTTACCGGGAATCCTGGGGTCCCTGTACCTGCAGCTGCTGCAGCCGCTGCACAGAAACTAATGCGGACAGACAGACTTGAG GTATGTCGAGAGTACCAGCGTGGAAATTGCAACAGAGGAGAAAACGATTGTCGATTTGCTCATCCTGCTGACAGCACCATGATTGACACCAATGACAACACAGTCACCGTGTGTATGGATTACATCAAAGGGAGATGCTCTCGGGAAAAGTGCAAATACTTTCATCCTCCCGCACATCTGCAAGCCAAGATCAAGGCTGCCCAATACCAGGTCAACCAGGCTGCAGCAGCGCAGGCTGCAGCCACTGCAGCCGCCATG ACTCAGTCGGCTGTCAAATCACTGAAGCGACCCCTCGAGGCAACCTTTGACCTG GGAATTCCTCAAGCTGTACTTCCCCCATTACCAAAGAGGCCTGCTCTTGAAAAAACCAACGGTGCCACCGCAGTCTTTAACACTGGTATTTTCCAATACCAACAGGCCCTAGCCAACATGCAGTTACAACAGCATACAGCGTTTCTCCCACCAG GCTCAATATTGTGCATGACACCCGCTACAAGTGTTG TTCCCATGGTGCACGGTGCTACGCCAGCCACTGTGTCCGCAGCAACAACATCTGCCACAAGTGTTCCCTTCGCTGCAACAGCCACAGCCAACCAG aTACCCATAATATCTGCCGAACATCTGACTAGCCACAAGTATGTTACCCAGATGTAG